Proteins encoded by one window of Thermobaculum terrenum ATCC BAA-798:
- a CDS encoding sigma factor, whose protein sequence is MSDDSHASLTVADFTLADHLGLEALQVLVNPILPQLYDFIARRTIDGQEAEDVLQQTLWLAFKTCYKSDQELGLLDWLLSIATRVLLNRVNSDPLCECGLGFLVQDDSGRTNDKVSRLYGRLLASEISHFAKTQRFILGLFVHERWSIHRISTVLGISPHKVESSISTTVLQILIDLWPEEPESRLNRNDVYLITREILLGNISGSYPRIRSLIDTLSVKHTTFSMPPNLEARLWKSCSADFPQQYVPPLAVGNDNIRVYLWAVAACIVLLFAAVLGANFFGIDSSAKPSQVKTAERLVSDQNVSNRSDDSTSNIAARINGFVRDRYLSGRLVLLHYGPDGNSVGVVDFDTGNIARDVFTDLSPNVVFAISPSGRYLAYGKQDAVMLSDIIDRSPPRWLITLQSPNTDRWRYEMDRTPHRFRVAALAWHPNEQILAVASEPIYYRGLEHSRVQLVRVRNSGGETISTIVTLQSFEDVVSLDWSADGTQLLIGTDRRILLASFSRFGFWDLKQLPGRGTATWSPDDKLVLWVSPSDSASGSSLFGVTNPSTGKSSTLGTCDYARWEDDPNYVVFLQGVSNHSDRIVLSRMNLSSGEVDQVLQVAFKGNFESNALLSPDGRYLLYNDEDGLHLYDAKFQESVWRLDYPPKEVISPLVWMSGWQSYDREFETLSGTIIYPKKSGSKVSLVSLDLRTGSTRQIAAASKLSYTVGDQALMVRTSKSNALLYTQEGIIKLYIPPKMQDITAVELTSSGSTIAYATREGRGVAIWEITPQRSRVNLARSKPIAHLRTIPLSLDFSPSGRWILIKDRNNVWHLFNNKFKRIKILPRADRYSWMVLDGKDVLVQLKNLNISIYTPRGKTVYEINGYVNAYAPLDDGYIAVWTMDDDLRVYDLRKKDFVTWGSMLGMDYSELDDSSLVQIVPISDGGSWIALRLRDSVYMLDLSNGYQYPLQIKATSAGELTWLSGDPNPQFRRYVDWDSCHEVPPDKCPA, encoded by the coding sequence ATGTCCGACGATAGCCATGCCAGCCTGACTGTAGCTGACTTTACTTTGGCTGATCATTTGGGCCTAGAAGCTCTGCAGGTGTTGGTGAACCCAATCTTGCCTCAGCTATATGATTTTATTGCCAGAAGAACTATAGATGGGCAAGAGGCAGAGGATGTCCTCCAGCAGACCTTATGGCTCGCTTTCAAGACTTGTTATAAGTCTGATCAGGAATTGGGTCTTCTTGACTGGCTACTGTCTATAGCAACTCGAGTCCTATTGAACCGCGTCAATTCTGATCCTTTATGTGAATGTGGTCTTGGTTTTCTGGTCCAGGATGATAGTGGTCGCACTAATGATAAAGTAAGTAGGCTGTATGGTAGGCTTTTAGCCTCTGAGATCTCTCATTTTGCCAAGACTCAGCGATTTATATTAGGGCTTTTTGTACATGAGCGGTGGTCTATTCATAGAATAAGTACTGTTCTTGGGATTTCTCCACATAAAGTTGAGTCCTCTATATCTACCACTGTTCTCCAAATATTGATCGACCTGTGGCCGGAGGAGCCTGAGAGTCGCCTGAACAGAAATGATGTTTATCTAATTACTCGAGAAATACTTCTAGGCAATATATCAGGATCTTATCCTAGGATAAGATCATTAATTGATACACTTTCCGTAAAACATACTACATTCTCCATGCCTCCTAATTTGGAAGCTCGTCTCTGGAAATCTTGCTCTGCTGATTTTCCCCAGCAGTACGTACCACCGCTAGCGGTGGGTAACGATAATATCCGAGTGTATCTATGGGCGGTCGCAGCTTGTATTGTCTTGCTATTTGCTGCAGTTTTGGGAGCTAACTTTTTCGGGATTGATTCCTCCGCCAAGCCGTCCCAAGTTAAGACCGCGGAGAGACTGGTAAGTGATCAAAATGTTAGTAACCGAAGCGACGATTCTACCAGCAATATAGCTGCCAGGATCAATGGCTTTGTAAGGGATAGATATCTTTCTGGTAGGTTAGTACTCCTGCACTATGGTCCAGATGGTAATAGTGTGGGAGTTGTGGATTTCGACACAGGTAACATAGCCCGAGATGTCTTCACCGATCTCAGCCCCAATGTTGTCTTTGCTATTTCTCCCTCTGGAAGATACTTGGCATATGGAAAGCAGGATGCGGTAATGTTATCGGACATAATTGATAGATCCCCGCCCAGATGGCTAATAACTTTGCAGTCTCCGAATACAGATAGATGGAGATACGAGATGGATCGTACGCCCCATCGCTTTCGTGTGGCTGCTCTAGCTTGGCATCCTAACGAACAGATATTGGCGGTGGCTAGCGAACCTATCTACTATCGAGGATTAGAACATTCCAGGGTGCAGTTAGTGAGAGTTCGTAACTCGGGAGGGGAGACGATCAGTACCATAGTTACGCTTCAATCTTTTGAGGATGTCGTAAGCCTAGATTGGAGTGCGGATGGTACTCAGCTTCTTATAGGAACCGATCGCAGAATATTGCTAGCAAGCTTTTCTAGGTTTGGTTTTTGGGATTTGAAGCAGTTACCTGGTCGAGGTACTGCCACATGGTCGCCTGATGATAAGTTGGTGCTTTGGGTATCACCATCGGACTCTGCTTCTGGCAGCTCATTATTCGGGGTGACTAATCCCTCGACGGGTAAGTCTAGCACGCTTGGCACATGCGACTACGCTAGATGGGAAGATGATCCTAACTACGTGGTTTTTCTGCAGGGCGTAAGTAACCATAGCGATCGTATAGTTCTATCCCGTATGAATCTATCTTCAGGAGAGGTAGATCAAGTTCTACAAGTAGCATTCAAAGGCAACTTTGAATCTAATGCCTTGCTATCTCCTGATGGTAGGTACCTGTTATATAACGACGAAGATGGGCTACATCTATATGATGCTAAGTTTCAGGAGAGTGTTTGGAGGCTCGACTATCCACCGAAGGAGGTCATATCTCCGTTGGTATGGATGTCGGGATGGCAGTCTTATGATCGGGAGTTCGAGACTCTTTCAGGAACGATAATCTACCCTAAGAAGAGCGGGAGCAAAGTTTCTTTGGTGTCGTTAGATCTTAGAACAGGGAGTACTAGACAGATTGCAGCCGCATCAAAGCTATCATATACGGTTGGTGATCAAGCACTAATGGTGAGAACAAGTAAAAGCAACGCTCTGCTCTATACTCAGGAAGGTATTATCAAGCTTTACATTCCTCCCAAGATGCAAGATATTACTGCAGTTGAGTTGACTTCTTCCGGTAGTACGATCGCGTATGCTACCAGGGAGGGGAGAGGTGTAGCGATTTGGGAGATCACTCCGCAAAGAAGTAGGGTCAATCTAGCGAGATCCAAACCTATTGCACACCTTAGGACTATACCATTGAGCTTGGATTTCTCTCCATCTGGTAGGTGGATACTAATAAAGGACAGAAATAACGTATGGCATCTTTTCAATAATAAGTTCAAGAGGATCAAGATTCTCCCCAGGGCAGATCGTTACTCCTGGATGGTGCTTGACGGCAAGGATGTTTTGGTACAGCTCAAAAATCTCAACATCAGTATTTATACACCGAGAGGTAAGACCGTCTATGAAATAAACGGCTATGTTAATGCTTATGCTCCCTTAGATGATGGATATATAGCTGTATGGACAATGGATGATGACCTAAGAGTTTATGACTTGCGTAAAAAGGATTTCGTGACTTGGGGATCTATGCTTGGCATGGATTATTCTGAACTGGATGATTCCAGCTTAGTTCAGATTGTACCTATAAGTGATGGTGGAAGCTGGATAGCGCTTCGTTTGCGTGATTCGGTATATATGCTGGACCTTTCTAATGGCTACCAGTATCCCCTGCAGATCAAGGCTACATCTGCAGGGGAGCTGACTTGGCTAAGTGGAGATCCTAACCCACAGTTCAGAAGATATGTTGACTGGGATTCCTGCCACGAGGTTCCCCCAGACAAATGCCCTGCATAA
- the thrB gene encoding homoserine kinase codes for MRIHVRVPAASGNLGSGFDCAGMALALYNEAILDTDAKGVVIEGEGADFLPREESNACLKAMMELASRLDCQLPSFGLRLINRIPIGRGLASSGAAALAGLLLANELLGCPKDREQIMELATELEGHPDNVAAALLGGITISAWDGSKVHTVRIDPDPSMKAVLWVPDSQVYTKHARSILPKQVSMQDAVFNLSRAALMAASFARGEYNLLQVATQDRLHQPYRASLVKGLQESMLSALEAGALATWISGAGPSVLALCIDNVQAVELALWHIASKYNDGKVMTLEIDTCGAQVTKMAEEVEV; via the coding sequence ATGAGGATTCATGTACGTGTTCCAGCTGCAAGTGGTAATTTGGGCTCAGGTTTCGATTGTGCTGGTATGGCTCTCGCGTTGTACAACGAGGCTATTTTAGATACTGATGCCAAAGGTGTGGTTATAGAAGGCGAAGGAGCCGACTTCCTCCCGAGGGAGGAAAGTAATGCTTGCCTTAAGGCTATGATGGAATTAGCTTCCAGGCTTGACTGCCAACTACCAAGCTTTGGCCTAAGGCTTATCAATAGGATTCCTATAGGAAGGGGGTTGGCAAGCTCAGGTGCAGCAGCTCTGGCTGGCTTATTGCTTGCCAACGAGCTGTTAGGTTGTCCAAAGGATAGAGAACAGATAATGGAACTGGCTACCGAACTCGAGGGACATCCGGATAACGTGGCCGCGGCTTTGCTTGGAGGGATAACTATCAGTGCTTGGGATGGAAGCAAAGTACACACCGTGCGTATAGATCCGGATCCTTCCATGAAGGCTGTTTTATGGGTGCCTGATTCTCAGGTCTATACGAAACATGCTAGATCTATCCTCCCCAAACAGGTAAGTATGCAAGATGCTGTCTTCAACTTGAGTAGAGCAGCTCTTATGGCAGCTTCTTTTGCGAGAGGTGAGTACAACCTCCTGCAGGTGGCTACTCAGGATAGATTACATCAACCATATAGGGCTTCCCTAGTAAAGGGTTTGCAAGAGTCAATGCTCTCAGCACTTGAAGCAGGCGCTTTGGCTACATGGATATCTGGTGCAGGTCCTTCTGTGCTCGCTCTCTGTATAGATAATGTGCAGGCAGTTGAGCTCGCCTTGTGGCATATAGCCAGTAAGTACAATGATGGTAAGGTTATGACTCTAGAGATAGATACTTGCGGGGCACAGGTCACTAAGATGGCGGAGGAAGTAGAGGTATAA
- a CDS encoding GNAT family N-acetyltransferase: MLGPIIVGDRVRLVPPTEDMIPIFCSWFADTEVTKFLNIRFPPSLSAEKEWFDRVSRSNEDVLWAVTLEDKLIGTTGIHQIDWRNRHAITGNLIGDKSEWGKGYASEVVALRTRFAFESLGLEKLKSQVFSGNLASRKVLEKAGYRLCGTFRREAFIDGHWYDSWLFEILREEWLQIQSME, encoded by the coding sequence ATGTTGGGACCAATTATTGTAGGTGACAGAGTGAGGCTTGTTCCTCCTACTGAGGATATGATTCCCATTTTCTGTTCCTGGTTTGCTGACACTGAGGTTACAAAGTTCTTGAATATCAGGTTTCCTCCTTCGCTAAGCGCAGAGAAGGAATGGTTCGATAGAGTATCTCGTAGTAATGAAGATGTCCTCTGGGCCGTGACTTTGGAAGATAAGCTCATAGGTACCACAGGTATTCATCAGATAGACTGGCGAAACAGACACGCTATAACTGGTAATTTGATAGGCGACAAATCTGAGTGGGGCAAAGGCTATGCCAGTGAGGTTGTAGCTTTACGAACCAGGTTTGCTTTCGAGTCACTAGGATTAGAAAAGCTCAAGAGCCAGGTCTTCAGTGGCAACCTTGCCAGCCGAAAGGTGTTAGAAAAGGCGGGCTATAGACTTTGTGGTACCTTTCGTCGAGAGGCTTTTATAGATGGCCATTGGTATGATTCATGGCTTTTCGAGATCTTAAGAGAAGAATGGCTGCAGATACAGAGTATGGAGTAG
- a CDS encoding protein O-GlcNAcase — MEYFRYRGIIEGFYGKPWEHQERLDMFEFMQANNLNAYIYAPKQDLYHRELWREPYKEEQLQLFKELIEKAGSCGINFTFAISPGLSLVYSSEEELETLIRKITPFLEMGVHSIGIFFDDVPFDLIHEEDRNSYSNLAEAQADFLTRVLQRLESTISTPQIIMCPTFYCNDPNLEYLRILGQRLPKNIDVFWTGPNVCSHEITTSHMQEVQKSLQRPATLWDNYPVNDGGMMPELHIGPYDHRDPELHTHVVGIYANPMALPEASKLPLYTFAQYLNSPSQYNPQDSWRQAVSTLLGEDNLSAMEKFYQSNTISCLEPEEPAYLTNLFKKVQEDFASFRFEQGLRTLREEIISMQTTYSRLSTQDSKFFWEIRPWLEEYKLWTDYLDQAMITFSNLFTGFFTADEEQARESLQKALQGRTYLREVLKDAVDFRTRVCGDVVRNFLQQVLRSTVSIELQAEGKEWTALPPGIVRD; from the coding sequence ATGGAGTACTTCAGATATAGGGGAATCATAGAAGGTTTCTACGGTAAACCGTGGGAGCATCAGGAAAGGCTCGATATGTTCGAGTTCATGCAAGCTAATAACCTGAATGCCTACATATACGCCCCCAAACAAGACTTATACCATCGAGAGCTTTGGAGAGAACCGTATAAAGAAGAGCAGCTACAACTCTTCAAAGAGCTCATAGAGAAAGCCGGCAGCTGTGGCATAAACTTTACGTTTGCTATCAGCCCTGGACTCTCATTGGTGTACTCAAGCGAGGAAGAGCTTGAGACCCTGATCAGAAAAATAACTCCGTTCCTTGAGATGGGAGTACATAGCATAGGGATATTCTTTGATGATGTCCCCTTTGACCTCATTCACGAAGAAGACAGAAATAGCTACTCTAACCTAGCAGAAGCTCAGGCAGACTTTCTTACGAGAGTTCTCCAAAGGTTGGAGAGCACTATAAGTACCCCTCAAATCATAATGTGCCCGACCTTCTACTGCAACGATCCCAACCTGGAATACCTTAGAATACTTGGGCAGAGGTTACCTAAGAACATCGACGTCTTCTGGACAGGGCCTAACGTTTGCTCCCATGAGATCACGACAAGTCATATGCAGGAGGTCCAAAAGTCTCTGCAGAGGCCAGCTACTCTTTGGGACAATTACCCAGTGAATGACGGCGGTATGATGCCTGAGCTGCATATAGGACCCTACGATCACAGGGATCCTGAGCTTCATACACACGTGGTAGGTATATACGCCAATCCTATGGCTCTACCAGAAGCTTCCAAGCTACCTCTTTATACCTTTGCTCAGTATCTAAATTCTCCAAGCCAGTACAACCCACAAGATTCCTGGCGGCAGGCTGTAAGCACCTTGCTTGGCGAAGACAACTTATCTGCCATGGAAAAGTTCTATCAAAGCAACACTATCAGCTGCTTAGAACCTGAGGAGCCTGCTTACCTAACAAACCTATTTAAGAAAGTACAAGAAGATTTTGCCTCCTTTAGATTCGAGCAAGGACTACGCACCCTTAGAGAAGAGATAATCAGCATGCAGACCACCTACTCAAGGCTTTCCACCCAGGACAGTAAGTTCTTTTGGGAAATAAGACCATGGTTAGAAGAGTATAAGTTGTGGACTGATTATCTTGATCAAGCCATGATTACTTTCAGCAACTTGTTTACAGGATTCTTTACAGCTGATGAAGAGCAAGCAAGAGAGTCTTTGCAGAAAGCTCTACAGGGGAGGACATATCTAAGAGAAGTCCTGAAGGACGCAGTTGATTTTCGTACCAGAGTATGCGGAGACGTAGTTCGTAACTTCCTTCAACAGGTACTGAGATCAACTGTATCTATTGAGCTACAAGCTGAAGGCAAAGAGTGGACAGCGCTACCACCTGGTATAGTTCGAGACTGA
- the thrC gene encoding threonine synthase: MSSSMAIDRDLKVKPKVRCIQCSAEKNLWTTVSSCECGGLLEIVWPLGEYEASWLKDTWASRMGSLLAIDRSGVWRFRELVSPVDGEAIITRGEGNTGLYNVPKLADWVGVDTLYLKHEGENPTGSFKDRGMTVGVSVARHCGAAIVACASTGNTSASLASYAAIADMRCVVLLPAGKVSAAKLSQSIAYGAKTIAIRGDFDKALSLLQSTAPQLGLYILNSVNPWRLEGQKTVMYELLESLRWEVPDWIFLPGGNLGNTSAFGKALLEMRSLGLIDSLPRIGVVQAEGAAPFAHAYKSGWQSYSPVKAETVATAIRIGDPVNYQKARRVVQELDGLVTSVSDREILDAKAMVDGAGVGCEPASAASVAGIRKLMSERIISPDSKVVAVLTGHILKDPDATFMYHTSDNRFSNKIIEVDADPKSIISVVESL; encoded by the coding sequence ATGTCCAGTTCTATGGCTATAGATCGAGACCTAAAAGTAAAGCCTAAGGTAAGGTGCATACAATGTAGTGCAGAGAAGAATCTCTGGACTACAGTCTCTTCCTGTGAGTGTGGGGGGTTGCTAGAGATTGTTTGGCCTCTTGGCGAATATGAAGCTTCTTGGCTCAAGGATACATGGGCAAGCAGAATGGGTTCTCTATTGGCTATTGATCGAAGTGGCGTATGGAGGTTCCGGGAACTAGTCTCACCAGTCGATGGTGAAGCTATCATTACTCGGGGTGAAGGGAATACGGGACTGTACAATGTGCCTAAGCTCGCTGATTGGGTGGGTGTCGATACCCTTTATCTGAAGCATGAGGGAGAGAACCCTACCGGATCCTTCAAGGACAGGGGAATGACCGTGGGGGTGAGCGTAGCTCGCCACTGTGGAGCAGCTATTGTCGCCTGTGCCTCCACGGGCAACACCAGTGCCTCTCTAGCTTCTTACGCAGCTATAGCCGATATGCGTTGCGTGGTGCTGCTGCCGGCGGGCAAGGTCTCAGCTGCAAAGCTCTCCCAGTCTATAGCTTATGGCGCAAAGACGATAGCCATCAGGGGAGATTTTGATAAGGCTTTGAGCCTTCTACAGTCTACTGCTCCTCAGTTAGGACTATACATACTAAATTCTGTAAACCCTTGGAGGCTTGAGGGCCAGAAAACTGTTATGTACGAATTGCTTGAGTCTCTGAGATGGGAAGTTCCCGACTGGATATTTCTCCCAGGTGGTAATCTTGGGAATACCTCAGCATTTGGTAAAGCTCTTCTAGAAATGCGAAGCTTAGGGTTGATAGATAGTTTACCTCGAATTGGTGTGGTTCAAGCTGAAGGTGCAGCTCCCTTTGCCCATGCTTATAAATCTGGATGGCAGAGCTATTCTCCGGTCAAAGCAGAGACTGTAGCCACTGCTATACGTATAGGCGATCCTGTAAATTATCAGAAGGCTAGGAGAGTGGTACAAGAGCTTGATGGATTAGTGACATCTGTCAGTGATCGAGAAATTCTGGATGCCAAGGCTATGGTGGATGGTGCTGGGGTGGGATGTGAACCTGCAAGCGCGGCCTCGGTTGCTGGTATACGAAAGTTAATGTCCGAAAGAATAATCTCTCCCGATTCTAAGGTTGTGGCTGTCCTCACCGGACACATACTCAAGGATCCTGATGCTACTTTCATGTATCACACTTCGGACAATAGGTTCTCTAACAAGATAATTGAGGTTGATGCTGATCCTAAATCTATTATCTCGGTGGTAGAAAGTTTATGA
- a CDS encoding alpha/beta fold hydrolase, whose translation MPFASNGDLKIYYEEVGKGDPVVWIQGLGASNTAWNVQKFHFSQRFRCIFIDNRDVGQSSRANADYTTKDMAEDVLCVLESANVDSAHIIGLSMGGAIAQELALNSPKKVKSLVLVSTFATPDARIRAVNAAWGELYGKVNRELFYKQVEPWLFSPSYLEKPSNIRAFRRYIQHEPNPQETDAYQRQVRAVLSHNTADRLEKISNPTLIIAGEQDILVSPLHSKLLAELIPNAELEIIPGAAHSVNLENQKEFNNRVRSFLESYLET comes from the coding sequence TTGCCGTTTGCTTCCAATGGGGATCTTAAGATCTACTACGAGGAGGTAGGCAAAGGAGATCCTGTTGTATGGATACAAGGGTTGGGGGCTAGCAACACTGCCTGGAACGTACAGAAGTTTCATTTCTCTCAACGCTTTCGGTGTATTTTCATTGACAATCGAGACGTAGGGCAGTCATCCAGAGCTAATGCGGATTATACGACCAAAGATATGGCAGAGGATGTACTCTGCGTGCTGGAAAGTGCTAATGTTGATAGTGCTCATATCATAGGGCTGTCTATGGGAGGAGCCATAGCACAAGAATTAGCACTAAATTCACCCAAGAAGGTAAAGTCGCTCGTACTAGTGTCAACATTTGCCACCCCGGATGCTAGAATCCGTGCCGTTAACGCCGCATGGGGAGAGCTTTACGGGAAGGTCAACCGAGAGCTTTTCTATAAGCAGGTCGAACCCTGGTTATTCTCCCCCAGTTATTTAGAAAAGCCGTCAAACATCAGAGCCTTCAGAAGATACATCCAGCATGAGCCCAATCCCCAGGAAACTGACGCTTATCAGCGTCAAGTGAGGGCAGTACTAAGTCATAATACTGCGGACAGACTCGAGAAGATTAGTAACCCTACGCTCATAATAGCTGGCGAGCAAGATATACTGGTCTCCCCTCTTCATTCCAAACTTCTGGCTGAACTGATACCTAATGCGGAGTTGGAAATTATTCCAGGTGCAGCCCACTCGGTAAACCTTGAGAACCAAAAAGAGTTCAATAACAGAGTTCGATCTTTCCTGGAAAGCTATTTAGAGACATAG
- a CDS encoding sigma-70 family RNA polymerase sigma factor: MTLEELGKDFDILDNLDEIILDSELEDLEADLSPASLLEEEMDRELIGDSLGIYLREIGRAQLLTAEEEVALAQAIERGQEAEQRLQSDDISPEELDDLKKAVEEGKAARHKLIEHNLRLVVSIARRYVGHGMPLADLIEEGNLGLMRAAEKFDWRRGFRFSTYATWWIRQAVTRGLAEGGRTIRLPVHVGEALTKIGRETQRLSLELGREPTNQELAEATGLSPERIDEYKNASRLPLSLEAPLGEDGETNLGEVLEDTEAANPEHIADHTMLGEDIKRALERLNERQRAIIIMRYGLYGGQPMTLEAAGRKLGVTRERARQIEQEALNRLRQSDAKQFLASHVA; encoded by the coding sequence ATGACTTTGGAAGAGCTTGGTAAGGACTTCGATATTCTAGATAACCTAGATGAAATTATTCTCGACTCAGAACTTGAGGATCTTGAAGCGGATCTGTCCCCGGCCTCTCTGCTTGAGGAGGAGATGGATCGTGAGCTCATAGGCGACTCTCTGGGCATATATCTCAGAGAGATAGGCAGAGCTCAGCTTCTGACAGCCGAGGAGGAAGTAGCTCTAGCCCAGGCTATAGAGAGAGGGCAAGAAGCAGAGCAGAGACTTCAATCAGATGATATCTCTCCAGAAGAGCTTGATGATCTTAAGAAAGCAGTAGAGGAAGGCAAAGCTGCTCGGCACAAGCTTATAGAGCACAACCTCCGACTTGTGGTATCTATAGCCCGTAGATACGTAGGGCATGGAATGCCCCTGGCCGATTTGATAGAAGAGGGCAATTTGGGTCTAATGCGTGCTGCCGAGAAGTTCGACTGGAGGCGAGGATTCAGATTCAGCACCTATGCTACATGGTGGATCAGGCAGGCAGTCACCAGAGGATTGGCCGAAGGTGGCAGAACAATAAGGCTCCCAGTCCATGTAGGTGAGGCTCTAACAAAGATAGGACGAGAAACTCAGAGGCTATCTCTAGAACTGGGGCGTGAGCCTACCAACCAGGAGTTGGCAGAGGCAACTGGCCTAAGTCCCGAGCGCATTGACGAATACAAGAACGCATCTAGACTTCCACTCTCGCTTGAGGCTCCTCTAGGTGAGGACGGGGAAACTAATCTGGGCGAGGTCCTCGAGGATACTGAGGCAGCCAACCCTGAGCACATAGCTGATCATACGATGCTTGGGGAGGACATCAAGCGCGCACTCGAGAGGCTAAATGAGAGGCAGCGAGCCATAATTATCATGCGTTATGGACTCTACGGTGGTCAACCAATGACTCTGGAGGCCGCAGGTCGCAAGCTCGGCGTTACCCGAGAAAGAGCAAGGCAGATAGAGCAGGAAGCCCTCAACAGGCTACGCCAGAGCGATGCCAAGCAATTCCTTGCATCACACGTAGCATAA
- a CDS encoding gamma-butyrobetaine hydroxylase-like domain-containing protein, with protein MEVIEPVDIRLSNDGKSLEIEWTDGHVTTTDLRTLRWNCPCAICSGEMGSKGLLSQVKELPDDEYILEGVQPVGRYALQLVWKSGHDSGIYTYELLRDLCQCPEHATS; from the coding sequence TTGGAGGTTATCGAGCCTGTTGATATAAGGCTGTCAAATGATGGTAAGTCTTTGGAGATCGAATGGACGGATGGACACGTTACTACTACCGATCTTCGGACGTTGAGGTGGAACTGTCCCTGTGCTATATGTTCGGGAGAAATGGGGAGCAAGGGGTTATTGTCCCAGGTGAAGGAACTTCCAGATGATGAATATATATTGGAAGGAGTGCAGCCTGTAGGTCGCTATGCACTCCAGCTTGTGTGGAAGAGTGGTCACGACAGCGGCATCTACACGTATGAATTGCTTCGTGACCTATGTCAATGTCCAGAGCATGCTACCTCTTAA
- a CDS encoding uracil-DNA glycosylase yields MKGSAVSDQYELDRVREEALFCQRCTLWQTRTQVVFGAGKAGSKIMFVGEAPGEDEDRTGTPFVGRAGILLDQLLEEAGIGRESTYITNIIRCRPTAVTQGKITNRAPRAGEVSACEPWMWLEIHLVKPSVIVCVGAPAAKTLIDKNFRLSDQRGDVYEKEDGIRYIATLHPAYLLRLLSTDTEAYQRAKGLVLQDLKKAKMLASR; encoded by the coding sequence ATGAAGGGATCGGCTGTATCAGACCAGTATGAGCTAGATAGAGTCAGGGAAGAAGCTTTATTCTGCCAAAGATGTACCTTATGGCAGACTCGAACACAGGTAGTCTTTGGCGCCGGAAAAGCAGGCAGTAAGATTATGTTTGTAGGGGAAGCTCCTGGTGAAGACGAGGACAGAACTGGGACACCATTTGTTGGTCGCGCTGGGATCTTGCTAGACCAGTTGCTAGAGGAAGCTGGTATAGGTAGAGAGAGCACCTATATCACCAATATCATCAGGTGTCGCCCTACAGCTGTTACTCAAGGCAAAATAACAAACAGAGCCCCAAGAGCTGGGGAAGTATCTGCATGTGAGCCTTGGATGTGGCTTGAGATTCATTTAGTGAAACCATCAGTGATCGTGTGCGTGGGAGCACCGGCAGCCAAAACCCTGATTGATAAGAACTTTAGACTTAGTGATCAGAGAGGAGATGTGTACGAGAAAGAGGATGGTATTAGGTACATAGCTACCCTTCATCCTGCCTACCTATTACGCCTTTTGAGTACTGATACAGAAGCCTACCAAAGAGCCAAGGGACTGGTCCTCCAGGATCTCAAAAAAGCCAAGATGCTAGCCTCTCGATAA